One window of the Eucalyptus grandis isolate ANBG69807.140 chromosome 6, ASM1654582v1, whole genome shotgun sequence genome contains the following:
- the LOC104450193 gene encoding (-)-germacrene D synthase yields MSQVSATPCAPSNKGTGHVIERRSAGYHPSVWGDYFLKYDSPSNSVKFKFLGRVEGQIEELKGEVKKMLTDIMDKPLQKLHLIDQIQRLGIEYHFEREIDEQLEQIHKSYSRLDHEDFKVDDLHIVALIFQLLRQHGYNISSEVFDKFKDSGGNFRESLISDLLGLLSLYEACHLRCHGDSILDEALLFATTHLESINESKVSTNLAKQVSHALKQPLRKGLPRLEARHYIPLYQEEPSHDEVLLTLAKLDFNLLQEQHQKELAKITRWWKNIDVPRKFLFARDRLVELFFWTTGVYFEPEFAVARDILTKVISLTSIIDDVYDVYGTLEELALFNEAVQKWDVDAMDGLPEYMQALFKEFLQLYEYIGNELATKGRSYYLVYAKEVMKNLVSAYFQEAKWFHTNYIPTLEEYMSLQLITSGYEMLATTSLMGMGNVVTEHALKWSISDCKIGKAAQTIGRLMDDIVSHEFEQKRGHVVYAVELLIKYRGVSEQEAVEELQKRVIDAWKDTNEEFLRPTAIPMPILTRVLNLSRVVDVLYSDGDNYTHSGTKLKDYVTSLFVNPLPM; encoded by the exons atgtCGCAGGTCTCAGCAACTCCATGCGCTCCTTCGAATAAAGGAACAGGCCATGTGATCGAACGCCGGTCGGCGGGTTATCACCCCAGCGTATGGGGGGATTATTTCCTTAAATATGATTCTCCCTCCAACTCAGTG AAGTTCAAATTCCTCGGAAGAGTGGAGGGACAAATTGAGGAACTAAAAGGAGAGGTGAAGAAGATGCTGACTGATATCATGGATAAGCCCTTACAAAAGCTTCACTTGATCGATCAAATCCAACGCTTGGGAATTGAGTACCATTTTGAACGTGAAATAG ATGAGCAATTAGAACAAATCCACAAAAGTTACTCTCGACTTGATCATGAAGATTTTAAGGTGGATGACCTTCACATAGTCGCTCTTATCTTTCAATTGCTGCGACAACATGGTTACAATATTTCATCGG AGGTCTTTGACAAATTCAAAGATAGCGGAGGGAACTTCCGAGAGTCGCTCATAAGCGATCTGCTCGGATTGCTGAGCCTATATGAAGCTTGCCATTTAAGGTGTCATGGCGATTCAATCTTGGATGAAGCACTTCTTTTTGCTACAACTCACcttgaatcaatcaatgaaagcaAAGTGAGCACTAATCTTGCGAAACAAGTGAGTCATGCTCTAAAGCAGCCACTTCGCAAGGGATTGCCGAGGCTGGAGGCGAGGCACTATATTCCACTCTACCAAGAAGAGCCTTCACATGATGAAGTTTTACTCACCTTGGCTAAACTAGATTTCAACTTGCTACAAGAGCAACACCAGAAGGAACTTGCCAAGATTACTAG GTGGTGGAAGAATATAGATGTTCCGAGAAAGTTCCTATTTGCTAGAGACAGGCTTGTGGAGTTGTTCTTCTGGACCACGGGAGTATATTTTGAGCCAGAATTCGCCGTGGCCAGAGACATACTAACCAAAGTGATATCCCTCACTTCCATTATCGATGATGTCTATGATGTCTATGGCACACTGGAAGAACTTGCACTCTTCAACGAAGCAGTCCAGAA GTGGGATGTTGATGCCATGGATGGATTACCAGAGTATATGCAAGCTCTTTTCAAGGAGTTTCTCCAGCTTTATGAATATATTGGGAATGAATTGGCCACAAAAGGAAGATCATACTACCTTGTCTATGCAAAAGAAGTC ATGAAGAATCTAGTGAGTGCATACTTTCAAGAAGCCAAATGGTTCCATACCAACTACATACCAACACTAGAAGAGTACATGTCGCTTCAACTAATAACAAGTGGCTATGAAATGTTAGCGACTACGTCACTTATGGGAATGGGCAATGTGGTCACAGAACATGCTCTTAAATGGTCGATCAGTGATTGCAAGATTGGGAAGGCTGCACAAACCATCGGTAGGCTCATGGATGACATTGTCTCTCACGAG TTTGAGCAAAAGAGGGGCCATGTAGTATATGCAGTGGAGTTGCTCATAAAATATCGTGGTGTCTCGGAGCAGGAAGCTGTGGAGGAACTCCAGAAACGAGTCATTGATGCATGGAAGGACACCAATGAAGAGTTTCTCCGTCCAACTGCGATCCCAATGCCGATTCTCACGCGAGTGCTCAATTTATCGCGGGTGGTTGATGTGTTATATAGCGATGGGGATAATTACACCCATTCTGGAACCAAGCTTAAAGATTATGTGACATCACTCTTCGTCAATCCCTTGCCGATGTGA
- the LOC120294692 gene encoding (-)-germacrene D synthase-like: protein MKKLVSAYFQEAKWFHTNYIPTLEEYMSLQLITSGYEMLATTSLMGMGNVVTEHALKWSIGDCKIGKAAQTIGRLMDDIVSHEFEQKRGHVVSAVELLIKYRGVSEQEAVEELQKRVIDAWKDTNEEFLRPTAVPMPILTRVLNLSRVVDVLYSDGDNYTHSETKLKDYVTSLFVNPLPM, encoded by the exons ATGAAGAAGCTAGTGAGTGCATACTTTCAAGAAGCCAAATGGTTCCATACCAACTACATACCAACACTAGAAGAGTACATGTCGCTTCAACTAATAACAAGTGGCTATGAAATGTTAGCGACTACGTCACTTATGGGAATGGGCAATGTGGTCACAGAACATGCTCTTAAATGGTCGATCGGTGATTGCAAGATTGGGAAGGCTGCACAAACCATCGGTAGGCTCATGGATGACATTGTCTCTCACGAG TTTGAGCAAAAGAGGGGCCACGTAGTATCTGCAGTGGAGTTGCTCATAAAATATCGTGGTGTCTCGGAGCAGGAAGCTGTGGAGGAACTCCAGAAACGAGTCATTGATGCATGGAAGGACACCAATGAAGAGTTTCTCCGTCCAACTGCGGTCCCAATGCCGATTCTCACGCGAGTGCTCAATTTATCGCGGGTGGTTGATGTGTTATATAGCGATGGGGATAATTACACCCATTCTGAAACCAAGCTCAAAGATTATGTGACATCGCTCTTCGTCAATCCCTTGCCGATGTGA
- the LOC104450191 gene encoding (-)-germacrene D synthase — translation MSQVSATPCAPPNKGTGHVIERRSAGYHPSVWGDYFLKYDSPSNSVKFKFLGRVEGQIEKLKGEVKKMLTDIMDKPLKKLHLIDQIQRLGIVYHFEREIDEQLEQIHKSYSRLDHEDFKVDDLHIVALIFRLLRQHGYNISSEVFDKFKDSKGNFRESLIIDVRGLLSLYEACHLRCHGDSILDEALPFATTHLESINESKVSANLAKQVSHALKQPLRKGLPRLEASCYIPLYQEEPSHDEVLLSLAKLDFNLLQEQHQKELAKITRWWKNIDVPRKFSFARDRIVELFFWTTGIYFEPEFAMAREILTKVISLASIMDDIYDVYGTLEELALLNEAIQKWDFDAMDGLPEYMQAYFKEFFQLYEYIGNQLAAKGRSYRLIYAKEVMKKLVGAYFQEAKWFHTNYIPTLEEYMPLQLITTGYGMLSTTSLVGMGDVVTEHVLKWSVSDCKSVKATQTICRLMDDVSSHEFEQKRGHVVSAVELLMKYRGVSEQEAAEELQKGVIDAWKDTNEEFLRPTAVPMSVLTRMLNFSRVIDVLYSDGDNYTHSKTKLKDYVTSLFLNPLLM, via the exons atgTCGCAGGTCTCAGCAACTCCATGCGCTCCCCCGAATAAAGGAACAGGCCATGTGATCGAACGTCGGTCGGCGGGTTATCACCCCAGCGTATGGGGGGACTACTTCCTTAAATATGATTCTCCCTCCAACTCAGTG AAGTTCAAATTCCTCGGAAGAGTGGAGGGACAAATTGAGAAACTAAAAGGAGAGGTGAAGAAGATGCTGACTGATATCATGGATAAGCCCTTAAAAAAGCTTCACTTGATCGATCAAATCCAACGCTTGGGAATTGTGTACCATTTTGAACGTGAAATAGATGAGCAATTAGAACAAATTCACAAAAGTTACTCTCGACTTGATCATGAAGATTTTAAGGTGGATGACCTTCACATAGTCGCTCTTATCTTTCGATTGCTGCGACAACATGGTTACAATATTTCATCAG AGGTCTTTGACAAATTCAAAGATAGCAAAGGGAACTTCCGAGAGTCGCTCATAATCGATGTGCGCGGATTGCTGAGCCTTTATGAAGCTTGCCATTTAAGGTGTCATGGCGATTCAATCTTGGACGAAGCACTTCCATTTGCTACAACTCACCTTGAATCGATCAATGAAAGCAAAGTGAGCGCTAATCTTGCGAAACAAGTGAGTCATGCTCTAAAGCAGCCACTTCGCAAGGGATTGCCAAGGCTCGAGGCGAGCTGCTATATTCCACTCTACCAAGAAGAGCCTTCACATGATGAAGTTTTGCTTAGCCTGGCCAAACTAGATTTCAACTTACTGCAAGAGCAACACCAGAAGGAACTTGCCAAGATTACTAG GTGGTGGAAGAATATAGATGTTCCAAGAAAGTTCTCATTCGCTAGAGACAGGATTGTGGAGTTGTTCTTCTGGACCACAGGAATATATTTCGAGCCGGAATTTGCCATGGCTAGAGAGATACTCACCAAAGTGATCTCCCTCGCTTCCATTATGGACGATATCTACGATGTCTATGGCACATTGGAAGAACTTGCACTCCTCAATGAAGCAATCCAAAA GTGGGATTTTGATGCCATGGATGGATTACCAGAGTATATGCAAGCTTATTTCAAGGAGTTTTTCCAGCTATATGAATATATTGGGAATCAATTGGCCGCAAAAGGAAGATCGTACCGCCTTATCTACGCAAAAGAAGTG ATGAAGAAGCTAGTGGGAGCATACTTTCAGGAAGCCAAATGGTTCCATACCAACTATATACCAACACTAGAAGAGTACATGCCGCTTCAACTAATAACGACTGGCTATGGAATGTTATCGACTACATCACTTGTAGGAATGGGCGATGTGGTCACAGAACATGTTCTTAAATGGTCGGTCAGTGATTGCAAGAGCGTGAAGGCTACACAAACCATCTGTAGGCTCATGGATGATGTTTCCTCTCACGAG TTTGAGCAAAAGAGGGGGCACGTAGTATCCGCGGTGGAGTTGCTCATGAAATACCGTGGCGTCTCAGAACAGGAAGCTGCGGAGGAACTCCAGAAAGGAGTCATTGATGCATGGAAGGACACCAATGAAGAGTTTCTTCGTCCAACCGCAGTCCCAATGTCGGTTCTCACACGAATGCTCAATTTCTCGCGTGTGATAGATGTGTTATATAGCGATGGAGATAATTACACCCATTCTAAAACCAAGCTCAAAGATTATGTGACATCGCTCTTCCTCAATCCCTTGCTGATGTAA
- the LOC108960602 gene encoding extensin-like isoform X4 → MKPPPPADFPLSSLMCVHFLFLLPIPFFFCPSPSCFLFTSPPSLPLPPTRFHPLASTPLPVPLNRNTSSLHATRPSHCSNTPPPATPRSTHLLPSPRKIPTLTSPVPTPPIEQLLTSTPQHHRLVVPPPQPRKQPPTSKLHTSAFRASLGAAVDTSLHHLCIAVAVNPSTRYSVLWKNITNAYSLGLAF, encoded by the exons ATGAAGCCCCCACCACCAGCCGacttccctctctcctccctcatGTGTGTacacttcctcttccttttgCCGATTCCATTTTTCTTCTGCCCATCTCCCTCATGCTTTCTCTTCACCTCTCCACCATCACTTCCCCTACCACCAACACGTTTCCATCCCCTCGCCAGCACACCACTGCCTGTTCCCCTCAACCGCAACACCTCAAGCCTCCATGCCACTCGTCCATCTCACTGCAGCAACACCCCACCACCAGCGACCCCTCGGTCAACCCACCTGCTCCCATCTCCACGCAAAATTCCAACGCTAACTTCACCGGTGCCAACACCACCCATCGAGCAGCTCCTCACCTCCACGCCACAGCACCATCGTCTCGTCGTGCCACCGCCTCAGCCCCGCAAGCAACCACCGACCAGCAAGCTTCACACCAG CGCTTTCCGAGCCTCCCTTGGAGCCGCCGTAGACACAAGTCTTCACCACCTTTGCATCGCCGTTGCCGTGAACCCGTCGACTCGTTACtccg